The following proteins are encoded in a genomic region of Desulfosporosinus youngiae DSM 17734:
- a CDS encoding flippase, with product MPSIKKNYLYNLTYQVVAILVPLVTTPYVSRVLGAESVGVYSFTNSIVTYFALFAAFGTALYGQRQIAYVREDKTQRSQVFFEVLLFRVIFTSVCTIVYFGFLIIFTPQNMMVYCMQGILLIAVAFDISWFFMGLEQFKRTVLRNVAVKLVGMVLIFILVKSPRDMALYAGILAGSQLVGNISLFPYLRGLISFSGIGKINPFRDTKTIATLFFPTIAVSIYTVLDKTMIGVFTESAVQNGYYEQSEKIVKTALTLVTSLGVVCIPRIAAAHAAKDIDTIKRIIFRSYRFVWLLALPLIGGIIALASQFSGWFYGPGWDEIPVLISVFSFLLIGIGINNVTGVQYLIPVGLQNVFTATVIAGAVINVVLNLLLIPHMAALGAALASVVAEIAIAVIQLIYVRKTFPVKDVVAPMPKYLAGAVLMTALLWWARGFFSSTILATGVLFVAGSAVYAVSLLILRDSFFLEICKQMLRKARRHT from the coding sequence TTGCCCTCCATAAAAAAAAATTATCTTTATAATCTGACATATCAGGTTGTTGCAATACTGGTTCCGCTTGTAACGACCCCATACGTATCCCGCGTCCTTGGAGCCGAAAGTGTTGGGGTTTATAGCTTTACCAACTCCATTGTCACCTATTTCGCATTATTTGCTGCATTTGGCACGGCCTTGTATGGCCAGCGTCAAATTGCATACGTGCGAGAAGATAAAACACAGCGAAGCCAGGTTTTCTTTGAAGTTCTGTTATTCCGGGTGATTTTTACATCAGTCTGTACAATAGTCTATTTTGGTTTTCTCATTATTTTTACCCCTCAAAATATGATGGTATATTGTATGCAAGGTATTTTGCTGATTGCCGTGGCGTTTGACATTTCGTGGTTCTTTATGGGATTGGAGCAGTTCAAGAGAACCGTCTTAAGAAATGTCGCCGTAAAGCTGGTGGGAATGGTACTCATTTTTATACTTGTAAAATCTCCGAGAGATATGGCTTTATACGCAGGAATACTAGCGGGGTCCCAGCTTGTCGGCAACATATCCTTGTTTCCATATCTGCGCGGATTAATTAGCTTTTCAGGAATAGGAAAGATCAACCCTTTTAGGGACACAAAGACAATCGCCACCTTGTTTTTCCCAACTATTGCCGTCAGCATTTATACCGTTCTTGACAAAACAATGATTGGTGTCTTTACTGAATCAGCAGTTCAAAATGGATATTACGAGCAGTCTGAAAAAATTGTAAAAACAGCGCTTACCTTAGTTACATCCCTTGGAGTGGTCTGTATCCCACGTATTGCGGCCGCTCATGCGGCAAAAGATATTGACACTATTAAAAGAATCATATTTCGAAGTTACCGCTTTGTTTGGCTGCTTGCGTTGCCTTTGATTGGTGGGATAATTGCGCTGGCGAGCCAGTTTTCCGGATGGTTTTATGGCCCGGGGTGGGACGAGATCCCGGTCTTGATATCCGTCTTTTCCTTTTTGCTGATTGGCATCGGAATCAACAATGTTACAGGCGTCCAGTATCTAATACCTGTGGGCTTGCAAAATGTTTTTACCGCCACAGTCATTGCGGGAGCCGTAATCAACGTTGTTTTGAACCTATTGCTGATTCCGCATATGGCTGCTTTGGGCGCGGCACTTGCCTCCGTGGTCGCTGAGATAGCGATTGCGGTTATACAATTGATTTATGTGAGAAAAACATTCCCCGTCAAGGATGTTGTTGCGCCTATGCCAAAGTACCTTGCTGGTGCTGTCTTGATGACGGCGCTGTTATGGTGGGCAAGGGGGTTTTTCTCATCGACAATATTGGCGACGGGTGTTCTCTTTGTCGCTGGAAGCGCAGTATACGCAGTAAGTCTTTTGATATTACGGGATTCATTCTTTTTAGAGATTTGTAAGCAAATGCTGCGAAAAGCGAGGAGACACACGTGA
- a CDS encoding radical SAM protein, producing the protein MSDRVLVTDIQRFCLHDGPGIRTTVFLKGCSLHCPWCANPETISSAIQEATVDNGNIMAFGEYKGLGEIEKTILKDSPYYECGGGVTYSGGEPLLRTKEIEPLLSSLKVKGINQCVETSLFVPPALLEIAMRYVDEWMVDCKIISDAEKCKAVLGGNLQRYFDNLKTLFTQIDPAHVTIRIPFIPGFTDDEDNLGEITSLMAIYKPGTVEILEAHNLGKAKYEKLGQQPPEYKKPLVETMEAFVGSLKTNGLNGKVLKI; encoded by the coding sequence GTGAGTGATAGAGTATTGGTTACAGATATTCAGAGGTTCTGCCTTCATGACGGCCCCGGTATACGCACAACCGTATTTTTGAAAGGTTGTTCGTTGCATTGCCCCTGGTGTGCGAATCCTGAGACAATTTCGTCCGCGATTCAGGAAGCCACGGTTGACAATGGTAATATCATGGCTTTTGGGGAATATAAGGGACTTGGTGAAATTGAGAAGACAATCCTCAAAGATTCACCATATTATGAATGCGGAGGTGGCGTAACATATTCCGGCGGGGAGCCGCTTCTTCGCACTAAAGAAATTGAGCCATTATTATCAAGTTTGAAGGTTAAAGGTATTAATCAATGTGTGGAGACTTCTCTTTTCGTTCCCCCTGCATTGTTGGAAATCGCCATGAGATATGTCGACGAGTGGATGGTAGATTGCAAAATTATTTCTGATGCCGAAAAATGCAAGGCGGTTTTGGGTGGAAATCTGCAACGATATTTCGATAACTTGAAAACTCTTTTCACACAAATTGATCCAGCGCATGTCACAATACGCATTCCGTTCATTCCTGGGTTTACAGACGACGAAGACAATTTGGGTGAAATTACGTCATTGATGGCTATATACAAACCAGGCACAGTAGAGATATTAGAAGCACATAACCTAGGGAAAGCAAAGTACGAGAAATTGGGCCAACAACCTCCGGAATACAAAAAGCCCTTGGTGGAGACTATGGAGGCATTTGTTGGAAGTTTAAAAACGAATGGACTGAACGGAAAGGTACTCAAAATATAA
- a CDS encoding pyruvate formate lyase family protein translates to MLNKYLSKLSKLLRMSRRIPASEYLRALIGIRIYTSSDITGNICKILRASRIYINQDSRFVYSIDPWKIVWARGKKTVSNNTPAYERILKYGLEELRPSDINSSVEKRRRVLDGVIAYATKLQKAVEHSNHSDKEIIAAQLANMQTKPASDFREALQRILFANSLIWQAGHRLNGLGHLDSILEPYYTEGVSDGTLTRAAAKDLLRDFLKALHEYYLYKSQVLMGDTGQIIILGGDDGKGGYVHNDLTELFLELSKELVLPDPKILLRVNKNTPRRLYELSLDSIATGCGAPLFTNDDVVIPQLIAFGYDKEDAYKYGTSACWEPLIVGKSSDANNAASLNLLKPLLVVFDKEKLSDMTSFNDLFSAYAKSLSNEVQNVFALSQAKPFVEAPLLSLFMDLDDPSKDISEGGCKYNGMGITTVGMANAVNSLQNIKNLVFDSKELSLSELNSKRVEGFSAEWAKGLKENAIFGHDLERATELTEKIKAVVSTEITDFHTNLGGKVKFGLSSPSYIDSGKTTGASFDGRDVGEPLAVHISGASGLAPTELVSFASGLDYSGNKFNGNVVDFFVSPDFIKNNYDKFVDFLMLSQKRGYFQMQMNVVSAKTLTEARKNPKAFPDLVVRVWGFSAYFKDLPDSYKDVLIERALAAESR, encoded by the coding sequence ATGTTAAATAAATACTTAAGCAAGTTAAGCAAATTGTTAAGAATGTCAAGGCGCATTCCTGCTTCCGAGTATCTCCGTGCGTTAATCGGCATACGGATTTATACTAGCTCCGATATAACGGGGAACATATGCAAAATTCTCCGTGCCTCCCGAATTTATATTAATCAAGATAGTAGGTTTGTTTACTCTATTGATCCATGGAAAATTGTATGGGCGCGAGGGAAAAAGACAGTAAGCAACAATACACCGGCCTATGAGAGAATTCTGAAATATGGGCTGGAAGAACTGCGTCCAAGCGATATCAACTCATCAGTAGAAAAACGCCGCCGGGTACTCGATGGGGTGATAGCTTACGCAACGAAACTGCAAAAAGCTGTTGAGCATAGTAACCACTCGGACAAAGAAATTATTGCTGCGCAATTGGCCAATATGCAAACAAAGCCGGCTTCGGATTTCCGTGAGGCTCTGCAACGGATTCTTTTTGCCAATAGCCTTATTTGGCAAGCTGGACACCGGCTTAACGGACTTGGTCATCTGGATAGTATACTTGAACCGTATTACACGGAGGGCGTTTCAGATGGGACACTGACTCGAGCGGCAGCAAAGGATTTGCTGCGGGATTTCCTTAAAGCGTTGCATGAATATTATTTGTACAAAAGCCAGGTGTTAATGGGGGATACAGGGCAGATTATCATTCTCGGAGGAGATGATGGTAAGGGCGGCTATGTCCATAATGATCTAACAGAGCTTTTCTTAGAACTTTCCAAAGAACTTGTGTTGCCTGACCCCAAAATTCTACTGCGGGTGAACAAAAATACGCCGCGGCGATTATATGAACTTTCGCTGGATAGCATAGCTACCGGTTGCGGCGCGCCACTTTTTACCAATGACGATGTGGTTATTCCCCAGCTTATTGCGTTTGGATACGACAAAGAAGACGCCTATAAATATGGGACAAGCGCTTGTTGGGAGCCGCTGATAGTTGGTAAAAGTTCTGATGCGAACAACGCGGCCTCACTGAATTTGCTTAAGCCACTACTTGTTGTTTTCGATAAGGAAAAACTGAGCGATATGACATCGTTTAATGATTTGTTTTCCGCCTATGCTAAAAGCTTAAGCAACGAAGTTCAGAATGTATTTGCGCTTTCTCAGGCCAAACCCTTTGTGGAAGCACCGCTGTTGTCATTGTTCATGGATTTAGACGATCCGTCCAAAGACATCTCTGAAGGGGGATGTAAGTACAACGGGATGGGTATTACGACTGTTGGTATGGCGAATGCGGTTAATTCATTGCAAAACATCAAAAATCTTGTGTTTGACAGTAAAGAATTAAGCTTGTCTGAATTAAATTCAAAAAGGGTAGAAGGCTTTTCTGCTGAATGGGCTAAGGGGTTAAAAGAAAATGCTATTTTCGGACATGATCTAGAAAGGGCAACTGAACTTACGGAAAAAATCAAAGCGGTTGTAAGTACTGAAATCACTGATTTTCACACGAACTTGGGTGGTAAAGTAAAATTTGGTCTTTCTTCGCCTTCTTATATTGATTCAGGAAAAACAACGGGCGCATCCTTCGACGGGCGAGATGTTGGAGAGCCGCTGGCTGTCCATATTTCCGGCGCATCGGGGTTGGCGCCTACTGAACTTGTTTCTTTCGCCTCCGGGCTGGATTACAGCGGTAATAAATTTAACGGCAATGTGGTAGACTTCTTTGTTTCTCCGGATTTCATAAAAAATAACTACGATAAATTTGTGGATTTTCTAATGCTCAGTCAAAAGCGAGGTTATTTCCAAATGCAAATGAATGTCGTATCAGCAAAGACACTTACTGAAGCCAGGAAGAATCCAAAAGCTTTCCCGGATTTGGTTGTCCGTGTATGGGGCTTTTCCGCATATTTCAAGGATTTGCCGGATAGCTATAAAGATGTCTTGATAGAACGTGCTCTTGCAGCGGAAAGCAGGTAA
- the glf gene encoding UDP-galactopyranose mutase: MYNFLIIGAGLYGAVIAHEAIKRGKSVLVVDKRDHIGGNIYTHAVEGINVHQYGAHIFHTSDKSIWDYINSFAEFNNYVNSPIADYHGEIYNLPFNMNTFSKMWGIKTPDEAKAIIEKQRAEITGEPQNLEEQAISLVGWDIYEKLIKGYTEKQWGRSCTELPAFIIRRLPVRFTYDNNYFNDRYQGIPLGGYTAIIERMLKGAEIRLNTDYLGKKVEIDALAEKVVYTGQIDAYFGYKLGELEYRSVRFETEVLDTDNYQGNAVVNYTDRETPFTRIIEHKHFEFGTQPKTVISREYSASWKCGDEPYYPVNDEKNNALYEEYRKLAAQVSKVFFGGRLGEYKYYDMDVTIKSALALASKVLRLGEF, from the coding sequence ATGTATAACTTCTTAATCATTGGTGCTGGTCTGTACGGCGCGGTAATAGCGCATGAAGCAATAAAGCGCGGTAAGTCGGTCCTTGTCGTAGACAAGCGAGACCATATCGGCGGAAACATCTATACCCACGCTGTTGAAGGCATCAACGTCCACCAATATGGCGCACATATTTTCCACACCTCGGACAAATCCATCTGGGATTACATAAACAGCTTTGCCGAGTTCAACAACTATGTAAACAGCCCGATAGCCGATTACCATGGTGAGATTTACAATCTGCCGTTTAACATGAATACTTTCAGCAAAATGTGGGGGATAAAGACCCCGGACGAAGCGAAAGCAATAATAGAAAAGCAAAGGGCGGAAATCACCGGTGAGCCGCAAAATCTCGAAGAGCAGGCTATTTCACTTGTTGGTTGGGACATCTACGAGAAGCTGATTAAGGGCTATACAGAAAAACAATGGGGGCGTTCCTGCACAGAGCTCCCGGCCTTTATCATCCGTCGTTTGCCAGTACGGTTCACTTACGATAACAATTACTTTAATGATCGTTATCAGGGTATTCCCCTTGGAGGATATACCGCAATCATTGAGAGAATGCTTAAAGGCGCGGAAATCAGGCTTAATACCGACTATCTTGGGAAGAAAGTTGAGATAGATGCGTTAGCGGAAAAGGTGGTTTACACCGGACAGATCGATGCCTATTTTGGATATAAACTGGGTGAGCTGGAATACCGTAGTGTTCGCTTTGAAACGGAAGTGCTGGATACGGATAACTACCAGGGCAACGCTGTGGTCAATTACACGGACAGGGAAACACCCTTTACAAGGATTATTGAACACAAGCACTTTGAGTTTGGCACGCAGCCAAAGACGGTAATCAGCCGCGAATACAGTGCCTCTTGGAAGTGCGGTGACGAACCTTATTATCCGGTAAATGATGAGAAGAATAACGCTTTATATGAAGAGTATCGCAAGTTGGCGGCTCAAGTGTCAAAAGTATTTTTCGGCGGACGTCTTGGTGAGTATAAGTATTATGATATGGATGTTACTATTAAATCAGCCTTAGCCCTGGCTTCAAAAGTGTTACGATTAGGAGAATTTTAA
- a CDS encoding DUF6036 family nucleotidyltransferase — protein MSWKRTLDRAAIIEKLFIVDALLLEVLSIGERVELIVFGSSAFSLKGFITRHTADIDTYTIKNNRVRMILENYDFNDRGSNIVNLCEDFEDRLERLNIDLSSLDVYVLGNYDLIISKIGTNRPQDIEDIKESGLINVIDFDYLEILLATKLSTPVNEERIWNDFRYIKSLRVEK, from the coding sequence ATGAGCTGGAAGCGTACATTAGACAGAGCGGCCATAATTGAAAAGTTGTTTATTGTAGACGCTTTACTGCTTGAAGTATTGAGCATAGGAGAACGGGTTGAATTAATTGTTTTTGGGTCCAGTGCCTTCTCTCTGAAAGGATTTATTACACGACACACTGCAGATATAGATACGTATACTATTAAAAATAATAGAGTAAGAATGATTCTTGAAAATTACGATTTTAATGATAGAGGTTCAAATATCGTCAATCTTTGTGAAGACTTTGAGGACCGCTTAGAACGATTGAATATTGATCTTAGCAGTTTGGATGTATATGTTCTTGGGAATTATGACTTGATCATATCAAAAATTGGAACAAACAGACCTCAAGACATTGAAGATATTAAAGAATCTGGGCTTATCAATGTAATTGACTTTGATTATTTGGAAATACTATTAGCAACAAAACTTAGTACACCTGTAAACGAAGAGAGAATTTGGAATGATTTTCGTTATATCAAAAGTCTAAGAGTAGAGAAGTAG